Proteins encoded within one genomic window of Acidovorax sp. 107:
- a CDS encoding triacylglycerol lipase encodes MTGFFSRFLRRLVLAATAGLLLLGVGAQAQTGYTQTRYPIVLVHGLFGFDSALGIDYFYGIPDALRQGGAKVYVAQVSAANSTEVRGEQLLAQVKTILALTGASKVNLVGHSHGGPTTRYVAGVAPQLVASVTSIGGVNRGSRVADILRGVAPAGSVSEAVASAAAKALVGLINLTSGGTGLPQMPTAALDSLTTAGSAKFNSRFPQGVPTSGCGSGAELVNGVRYYSWTGTLPLTNVLDASDALLATLSLVFGEANDGLVSACSSRLGKNLGDYRQNHLDEVNQLLGLRDWFSTDPVTLYRQHANRLKQQGL; translated from the coding sequence ATGACCGGATTTTTCAGCCGCTTTTTGCGGCGACTGGTGCTGGCAGCCACAGCGGGGTTGCTGCTGCTGGGCGTGGGCGCGCAGGCACAAACGGGCTACACCCAGACGCGCTACCCCATCGTGCTGGTGCACGGCCTGTTCGGCTTTGACTCGGCCCTGGGCATCGACTACTTCTACGGCATCCCCGACGCGCTGCGCCAGGGCGGTGCCAAGGTTTACGTGGCCCAGGTGTCGGCCGCCAACAGCACCGAGGTGCGCGGCGAGCAGTTGCTGGCGCAGGTCAAGACCATCCTCGCGCTGACCGGAGCGTCCAAGGTGAACCTCGTGGGCCATTCGCACGGCGGGCCCACCACCCGCTATGTGGCCGGTGTGGCGCCGCAGCTGGTGGCATCGGTCACGTCCATTGGCGGCGTGAACCGGGGTTCGCGCGTGGCCGACATCCTGCGTGGCGTGGCGCCCGCAGGTTCGGTGTCCGAGGCCGTGGCCAGCGCCGCCGCCAAGGCGTTGGTGGGCCTGATCAACCTGACCTCCGGCGGCACCGGTCTGCCCCAGATGCCCACGGCGGCGCTGGACTCGCTGACCACCGCTGGCTCGGCCAAGTTCAACAGCCGCTTCCCACAAGGCGTGCCCACCTCCGGCTGCGGCAGCGGCGCCGAGCTGGTGAACGGCGTGCGCTACTACTCCTGGACCGGCACCCTGCCGCTGACCAATGTGCTCGACGCCAGCGACGCCTTGCTGGCCACACTGAGCCTGGTGTTTGGCGAAGCCAACGACGGCCTGGTGTCGGCCTGCTCGTCGCGCCTGGGCAAAAACCTGGGCGACTACCGCCAGAACCACCTCGACGAAGTCAACCAGCTGCTGGGCCTGCGCGACTGGTTCTCCACCGACCCGGTGACGCTGTACCGCCAGCACGCCAACCGCCTCAAGCAGCAAGGCCTGTAA
- a CDS encoding Lrp/AsnC family transcriptional regulator, whose amino-acid sequence MKAFDALDKLDRAILRRLQDNGRETYDVIGEQVGLSPSAVLRRVKRLEDSGVIHRYVALVQPEAVGLGLTAYLNVRLEKHTESHKRNPMDLFRASVQTWPEVVECASLTGEMDYLLRVVVADMAHYSRFIMDTLLKHPSVQDCKTSFVLDRVKATTAVPV is encoded by the coding sequence ATGAAAGCCTTTGACGCACTCGACAAGCTGGACCGCGCCATCCTGCGCCGCCTGCAGGACAACGGCCGCGAGACGTACGACGTCATCGGAGAACAGGTGGGCCTATCGCCCAGCGCGGTGCTGCGCCGCGTCAAGCGGCTGGAGGACAGCGGCGTGATCCACCGCTACGTGGCCCTGGTGCAGCCCGAGGCGGTGGGGCTGGGGCTCACGGCGTACCTGAACGTGCGGCTCGAAAAGCACACCGAAAGCCATAAACGCAATCCCATGGATCTGTTCCGCGCCAGCGTGCAGACCTGGCCCGAGGTGGTGGAGTGCGCATCGCTGACCGGCGAAATGGACTACCTGCTGCGCGTGGTGGTGGCCGACATGGCGCACTACAGCCGTTTCATCATGGACACCCTGCTCAAGCACCCCAGCGTGCAGGACTGCAAGACCAGCTTTGTGCTGGACCGCGTGAAGGCGACCACGGCCGTGCCGGTGTAA
- a CDS encoding GNAT family N-acetyltransferase → MFATKDWLKASWYAGRDMLRPVTGGSSASDIHIHQQETPVMVPIRSLGPSYRERITQHLLQLEPADRYLRFGYAANDEQIRRYADQLNFERDEIFGIYNRRLELIAMAHLAFSENPEHKPCAEFGVSVLKQARGRGFGARLFERAVMHARNEGVNMVFIHALSENTAMLKIARNAGATVRRDGSESEAYLQIPPASLDTRMTEMVEQQFAEVDYQLKKQAKQFWDFLASVQEVRSGVQHARHQSAE, encoded by the coding sequence ATGTTCGCAACCAAAGACTGGCTCAAGGCATCCTGGTACGCAGGCCGGGACATGCTGCGCCCGGTGACGGGTGGCTCTTCTGCCTCTGACATCCACATCCACCAGCAGGAGACGCCCGTGATGGTTCCTATCCGCTCCCTGGGCCCCTCCTATCGGGAGCGGATCACCCAGCACCTGCTGCAGCTGGAGCCTGCAGACCGCTACCTGCGCTTTGGCTATGCCGCCAACGACGAACAGATCCGTCGCTATGCCGATCAGCTCAACTTCGAGCGCGACGAAATCTTTGGCATCTACAACCGCCGCCTTGAGCTCATCGCCATGGCCCACCTGGCGTTCTCGGAAAACCCCGAACACAAGCCCTGTGCCGAGTTTGGTGTGTCCGTGCTCAAGCAGGCGCGGGGCCGTGGCTTTGGCGCGCGCCTGTTCGAACGTGCCGTGATGCATGCGCGCAATGAGGGCGTGAACATGGTGTTCATCCATGCGCTGTCTGAAAACACCGCCATGCTCAAGATCGCGCGCAACGCCGGTGCCACGGTGCGCCGCGATGGGTCCGAGTCCGAGGCCTACCTGCAGATCCCTCCCGCCAGCCTCGACACGCGCATGACCGAAATGGTCGAGCAGCAGTTCGCCGAGGTGGACTACCAGCTCAAGAAGCAGGCCAAGCAGTTCTGGGATTTCCTGGCCAGCGTGCAAGAAGTGCGCAGCGGCGTGCAGCACGCGCGCCACCAGTCGGCCGAGTGA
- a CDS encoding HlyC/CorC family transporter has translation MSDPHPAHPGRPPEREDKRSFLQKVAEFIHPGPDSTEELIETLAEAEDNEVIGAESRVMLERVIRMADMTAGDVMVAAPRMDLVNIDAPFDELLHLVISTAHSRFPVYQGERENIIGILMAKDLLKLQRAPELNIRALLRPAAFVPESKGLNDLLREFRGNRNHLAIVIDEFGRMAGLITIEDVLEQIVGEIEDEFDIPEDQGDIFGLADRTYRVSGDTPIERVAEAFEVAIAGSDPDQHFGTIGGLIAHEMGHVPKRGEHLQLSGLHFVVLHTKGGAVRWFKVSRVEATDAAD, from the coding sequence GTGTCTGACCCGCACCCCGCGCACCCCGGGCGACCGCCCGAGAGGGAAGACAAGCGCAGCTTCCTGCAGAAAGTGGCCGAGTTCATCCACCCTGGACCGGATTCGACGGAAGAACTCATCGAAACCCTGGCCGAGGCCGAGGACAACGAGGTCATCGGCGCCGAATCGCGCGTGATGCTGGAGCGCGTGATCCGCATGGCCGACATGACGGCGGGCGACGTGATGGTGGCCGCGCCCCGCATGGACCTCGTCAACATCGATGCGCCTTTTGACGAGCTGTTGCACCTGGTGATCAGCACTGCGCATTCGCGGTTTCCGGTGTACCAGGGCGAGCGCGAGAACATCATTGGCATCCTGATGGCCAAGGACCTGCTCAAGCTGCAGCGCGCCCCCGAGCTCAACATCCGTGCGTTGCTGCGCCCAGCAGCCTTTGTGCCCGAGAGCAAGGGCCTGAACGACTTGCTGCGCGAATTCCGAGGCAACCGCAACCACCTGGCCATCGTGATCGACGAGTTTGGCCGCATGGCCGGGCTCATCACCATCGAAGATGTGCTCGAGCAGATCGTGGGTGAGATTGAAGACGAGTTCGACATCCCCGAAGACCAAGGCGACATCTTTGGTTTGGCCGACCGCACCTACCGGGTGAGCGGCGATACCCCCATCGAACGCGTGGCCGAAGCCTTCGAGGTGGCCATTGCAGGCAGCGACCCGGACCAGCATTTCGGCACCATCGGCGGCCTGATTGCCCACGAGATGGGCCATGTGCCCAAGCGCGGCGAGCACCTTCAGCTCAGCGGCCTGCACTTTGTGGTGCTGCACACCAAAGGCGGTGCGGTGCGCTGGTTCAAAGTGTCCCGGGTCGAAGCTACCGACGCCGCCGACTGA
- the lnt gene encoding apolipoprotein N-acyltransferase, which yields MSRRSRTASGLLLPQLLLALAAGLAQAASLAWPGSGQPLWWLQLASMAVLAWLVRPAGAATPRMAMPWQRGAIIGGVFATAWLAGTFWWLFISMHSYGGLPAPLAVAAVLGLAAFLASYYAAALAMFCRYAPVNHAGIALLFGALWLLAELARGIWWTGFPWGAGGYAHVDGPLAVLARHMGVYGISAVAAALAMGVVQVRATDLRNVRWWVLLLVMGGLLAWATVDRLCAVNLCHTPAHRPAPPLSLELLQGNIPQDEKFQSGSGVPVALQWYAEALRNAKADLVVAPETAIPLLPQQLIPGYLEGIQQRYAQGGQAAMVGIPLGDEAQGYTNSVLGMSAATQAEPYRYDKHHLVPFGEFIPPFFKWFTEMMNIPLGDFNRGTVGQASFAVAGQRIAPNICYEDLFGEELGARFIDPAQAPTVFVNFSNIGWFGDTLAIDQHLHISRMRALEFERPMVRATNTGATVIIDHRGVVTHQLARYTRGVLKGEVQGRGLDAQSGWAITPYAWWVSRWGLWPLWGLGALALVGAMVAARGRGARGD from the coding sequence ATGTCGCGGCGCTCTCGGACGGCGAGCGGGCTGCTGCTGCCGCAACTGTTGCTGGCCCTGGCTGCGGGCCTGGCCCAGGCCGCCTCGCTGGCCTGGCCGGGCAGCGGCCAACCCTTGTGGTGGCTGCAACTGGCGTCGATGGCCGTGCTGGCCTGGCTGGTGCGGCCCGCGGGCGCCGCAACCCCGCGCATGGCCATGCCGTGGCAACGCGGTGCGATCATTGGCGGGGTGTTTGCCACCGCTTGGCTGGCTGGCACCTTCTGGTGGCTGTTTATTTCCATGCATTCGTACGGCGGCCTGCCAGCGCCGCTGGCCGTGGCGGCGGTGCTGGGGCTGGCTGCCTTCCTGGCCAGCTACTATGCAGCGGCTTTGGCCATGTTTTGCCGGTATGCGCCGGTCAATCATGCCGGGATTGCTCTTCTTTTCGGAGCGCTCTGGCTGCTGGCCGAACTGGCGCGTGGCATCTGGTGGACGGGATTTCCGTGGGGCGCTGGCGGTTACGCGCATGTGGATGGTCCGCTCGCCGTGCTGGCCCGCCACATGGGGGTGTATGGCATCAGCGCAGTGGCTGCTGCCCTGGCCATGGGCGTGGTGCAGGTGCGTGCCACTGACCTGCGCAACGTGCGCTGGTGGGTGCTCCTCCTGGTGATGGGGGGGCTGCTGGCTTGGGCCACAGTGGACCGCCTGTGTGCCGTCAACCTCTGCCATACCCCGGCCCACCGCCCAGCGCCCCCCTTGAGCCTGGAGCTGCTGCAGGGCAATATCCCGCAGGACGAAAAATTCCAGTCCGGCAGTGGCGTGCCTGTGGCCCTGCAGTGGTATGCGGAGGCCCTGCGCAACGCCAAGGCTGATCTCGTTGTGGCCCCCGAAACAGCCATTCCGTTACTGCCGCAGCAGCTCATTCCCGGGTATCTGGAGGGCATTCAGCAACGCTATGCACAAGGCGGCCAAGCCGCGATGGTGGGCATTCCCCTGGGCGACGAAGCGCAGGGCTACACCAACTCCGTATTGGGCATGAGTGCCGCCACGCAGGCCGAACCCTACCGCTACGACAAGCACCACCTGGTGCCGTTTGGCGAGTTCATCCCGCCGTTCTTCAAGTGGTTCACGGAGATGATGAACATCCCGTTGGGCGACTTCAACCGGGGCACCGTGGGCCAGGCGTCCTTTGCCGTGGCGGGGCAGCGCATTGCGCCCAACATCTGCTACGAAGATCTGTTTGGCGAGGAGCTGGGCGCGCGGTTCATCGACCCAGCCCAGGCGCCCACCGTGTTCGTCAACTTCAGCAACATCGGCTGGTTTGGCGACACCCTGGCGATTGACCAGCACCTGCACATCAGTCGCATGCGCGCGCTCGAATTTGAGCGGCCCATGGTCCGCGCCACCAACACCGGCGCCACGGTCATCATCGACCACAGGGGCGTGGTGACGCACCAGCTGGCCCGCTACACGCGCGGCGTGCTCAAAGGCGAGGTGCAAGGCCGCGGGCTGGACGCGCAAAGCGGCTGGGCCATCACGCCCTACGCGTGGTGGGTGTCTCGCTGGGGGCTGTGGCCGCTGTGGGGCCTGGGGGCTTTGGCGCTCGTGGGGGCCATGGTCGCCGCCAGGGGCCGCGGGGCGCGCGGCGATTGA
- the fabA gene encoding 3-hydroxyacyl-[acyl-carrier-protein] dehydratase FabA, whose amino-acid sequence MADSFSYEQLIASGEGRLFGADSGRLPLPPMLMFDRITHIDGDGGAHGLGKIRAELDVKPDLWFFACHFQGDPVMPGCLGLDAMWQLIGFYLTWLQLPGRGRALGAGEVKFTGEVGPDVKLVTYEIDIKRVIKRKLVMAIGDARLLADGKEIYVANDLRVGLFKREEDGKEAA is encoded by the coding sequence ATGGCAGATTCCTTTTCCTACGAACAACTGATCGCCTCGGGCGAGGGCCGGCTGTTCGGCGCTGACAGCGGGCGACTGCCGCTGCCACCCATGCTGATGTTTGACCGCATCACGCACATCGATGGCGATGGTGGCGCGCACGGGCTGGGAAAGATCCGTGCCGAGCTGGACGTCAAGCCCGACCTGTGGTTCTTTGCCTGCCACTTTCAGGGCGATCCGGTCATGCCCGGCTGCCTGGGGCTGGATGCCATGTGGCAGCTCATCGGCTTCTACCTGACCTGGCTGCAGCTGCCGGGCCGGGGCCGAGCGCTGGGTGCGGGTGAGGTCAAGTTCACGGGCGAAGTGGGCCCGGACGTGAAGCTCGTCACCTACGAAATCGACATCAAACGCGTCATCAAACGCAAGCTGGTGATGGCCATTGGCGATGCCCGCCTGCTGGCCGACGGCAAGGAAATCTATGTAGCCAATGACCTGCGCGTGGGCCTGTTCAAACGCGAGGAAGACGGCAAGGAAGCAGCATGA
- the fabB gene encoding beta-ketoacyl-ACP synthase I has translation MTTKKRVVITGAGIVSCIGNDLATVEASLRAGTSGIKAVEKFKELGLRSQVGGAPEIDIEARIDRKQLRFMGDAAAYAQIALEDAIQQAGLSPEQVSHPRTGLIMGSGGGSPANQIEAADTLREKGIRRVGPYQVTRCMSSTVSACLATNFKVKGINYSITSACSTSAHCIGAAAQQIAWGVQDVMFAGGGEELSWGMSLLFDGMGAMSSKYNETPEKASRAYDANRDGFVIAGGGGAVVLESLEHAQARGATILAEVVGFGATSDGEDMVAPSGDGAIACMQQAMAGLDAPIDYINTHGTSTPVGDMQEVRAMRALFGDKVPPFSSTKSLTGHSLGATGVQEAIYCMLMLNKGFIAGSANVETPDLALGDMPLVTQTRDAQLTTVLSNSFGFGGTNASLVLRRWND, from the coding sequence ATGACCACCAAGAAGCGCGTAGTCATCACCGGCGCGGGCATCGTCTCGTGCATTGGCAACGACCTGGCCACTGTGGAAGCCTCGCTGCGCGCGGGCACCAGCGGCATCAAAGCCGTGGAAAAGTTCAAGGAGCTGGGTTTGCGCAGCCAGGTGGGCGGCGCGCCCGAGATCGACATCGAGGCGCGCATCGACCGCAAGCAGCTGCGCTTCATGGGCGACGCGGCGGCCTATGCGCAGATTGCACTGGAAGATGCGATCCAGCAGGCAGGCCTTTCGCCTGAGCAGGTCAGCCACCCGCGCACCGGCCTCATCATGGGCTCGGGCGGCGGCTCGCCCGCCAACCAGATCGAAGCGGCCGACACGCTGCGCGAGAAGGGCATCCGCCGCGTAGGGCCGTACCAGGTCACGCGCTGCATGAGTTCCACCGTGTCCGCCTGCCTGGCTACCAACTTCAAGGTCAAGGGCATCAACTACTCCATCACCTCGGCCTGCTCCACGTCGGCGCACTGCATCGGCGCGGCCGCGCAGCAGATCGCCTGGGGTGTGCAGGACGTGATGTTTGCGGGCGGCGGCGAAGAGCTGAGCTGGGGCATGTCGCTGCTGTTCGACGGCATGGGCGCCATGTCCAGCAAGTACAACGAAACGCCCGAAAAGGCTTCGCGCGCCTACGACGCTAACCGTGACGGCTTCGTGATCGCCGGCGGCGGCGGCGCCGTGGTGCTCGAGAGCCTGGAGCATGCCCAGGCGCGCGGCGCCACCATCCTGGCCGAAGTGGTGGGCTTTGGCGCCACCAGCGATGGTGAAGACATGGTGGCCCCGTCGGGCGACGGCGCCATTGCGTGCATGCAGCAGGCCATGGCGGGGCTCGACGCCCCCATCGACTACATCAACACCCACGGCACTTCCACGCCCGTGGGGGATATGCAGGAAGTGCGCGCCATGCGTGCCCTGTTTGGCGACAAGGTGCCGCCGTTCTCGTCCACCAAGTCGCTCACTGGCCACTCGCTGGGCGCGACCGGCGTGCAGGAGGCGATCTACTGCATGCTCATGCTGAACAAGGGCTTCATCGCTGGCTCGGCCAACGTCGAGACACCCGACCTGGCCCTGGGCGACATGCCGCTGGTCACCCAGACCCGCGATGCGCAGCTGACCACCGTGTTGTCCAACAGCTTCGGCTTTGGCGGCACCAACGCCAGCCTCGTGCTGCGCCGCTGGAACGACTGA
- a CDS encoding LysR family transcriptional regulator — translation MNLRQLEVFQAVLQTGNMSAAARLLCITPSAVSKAVAHTELQLGYRLFNRSPAGLTPTPEAQVLATESTGIYRQLDALKRTARNLATSDSGDVRLGAIPSITHEFLPRLLQHHAEQHPQVGVEVRTIHQDQMTQALLTRSVDFCLGFYKHPHPQIASDLLVSGRLYLAVATSVWARAPRAASPGARLAQVPVIRLVGDDPMRQAIDEIAHRLGSPAGPGIQVQTSRLALELVRRGMGWTVVDFLTAKGLDPAQMVAQELHELAPMSLYSYHARAFPPGLQATRMLGMLPALLHEALQPNPKATRR, via the coding sequence ATGAACTTGCGACAGCTGGAAGTTTTTCAGGCCGTGCTGCAAACCGGCAACATGAGTGCTGCCGCACGCCTGCTGTGCATCACCCCCTCGGCCGTAAGCAAGGCCGTGGCGCACACCGAGCTGCAGTTGGGCTACCGGCTGTTCAACCGCTCGCCGGCCGGCCTGACCCCCACACCCGAGGCCCAGGTGCTGGCCACCGAGTCCACGGGCATCTACCGGCAGCTGGACGCCCTCAAACGCACTGCGCGCAATCTGGCGACCAGTGATTCGGGCGATGTGCGGCTGGGTGCCATACCGTCCATCACCCACGAATTTCTGCCACGCCTGCTGCAGCACCATGCCGAGCAGCATCCGCAGGTGGGTGTGGAGGTGCGCACCATCCACCAGGACCAGATGACCCAGGCCCTGCTCACGCGCAGCGTGGACTTTTGCCTGGGCTTCTACAAACATCCCCACCCGCAAATTGCGAGCGACCTGCTGGTCAGCGGCCGCCTGTACCTGGCGGTGGCAACCAGCGTGTGGGCGCGTGCGCCCCGTGCTGCCAGCCCCGGCGCACGGCTGGCACAGGTGCCCGTGATCCGCCTGGTGGGTGACGACCCCATGCGCCAGGCGATTGACGAAATCGCGCACCGCCTCGGTTCGCCCGCCGGGCCCGGCATCCAGGTGCAGACATCGCGCCTGGCGCTGGAACTGGTGCGCCGTGGCATGGGCTGGACAGTGGTGGACTTTCTCACCGCCAAGGGCCTGGACCCTGCGCAAATGGTGGCGCAGGAGCTGCACGAACTGGCGCCCATGTCGCTGTACAGCTACCACGCGCGCGCCTTTCCGCCGGGCCTGCAGGCCACGCGCATGCTGGGCATGCTGCCCGCCTTGCTGCACGAGGCCCTGCAGCCCAACCCCAAGGCCACCAGGCGCTGA
- a CDS encoding type II asparaginase has product MRIASSPTASRWLAGLLLSAASAVAMAQAAKPNVVVLATGGTIAGAGASAANSATYAAAKVPVDKLLAGLPELANVAKVSGEQVFQIASESFTNEHLLRLGQRVSALAKQADVDGIVITHGTDTLEETAYFLNLTVRTNKPIVVVGSMRPGTALSADGALNLYDAVTVAASKDAAGKGVLVTMNDEIQSGRDVSKTINIKTEAFKSQWGPLGMVVEGKNYWFRAPVKRHTTNSEFNIDDIKALPAVDIVYGYGNMNTTGIDAYGKAGVKALIHAGTGNGSVAAQAVDSLKALRASGVQIIRSARVPDGFVLRNAEQPDDKYDWVVAHDLRPQKARILAMVALTKTNDSKELQRIFWEY; this is encoded by the coding sequence ATGCGCATTGCTTCCTCCCCCACCGCCAGCCGCTGGCTCGCGGGTTTGCTGTTGTCCGCAGCCTCTGCCGTCGCCATGGCCCAGGCGGCCAAGCCCAACGTGGTGGTGCTGGCCACCGGCGGCACCATTGCCGGTGCGGGCGCCTCGGCCGCCAACAGCGCGACCTACGCTGCCGCCAAGGTGCCGGTGGACAAGCTGCTGGCAGGCTTGCCCGAGCTGGCCAACGTGGCCAAGGTGTCGGGTGAGCAGGTGTTCCAGATCGCCTCAGAGAGTTTCACCAACGAGCACCTGCTGCGCCTCGGCCAGCGCGTATCGGCCCTGGCCAAGCAGGCGGATGTGGACGGCATCGTCATCACCCATGGCACCGATACGCTGGAAGAAACCGCGTACTTCCTGAACCTCACCGTGCGCACCAACAAGCCCATCGTGGTGGTCGGCTCCATGCGCCCCGGCACGGCCCTGTCGGCCGACGGCGCGCTGAACCTGTACGACGCCGTGACCGTGGCCGCCAGCAAGGACGCCGCCGGCAAGGGCGTGCTGGTCACGATGAACGACGAGATCCAGAGCGGTCGCGACGTGAGCAAGACCATCAACATCAAGACCGAGGCTTTCAAGAGCCAGTGGGGCCCGCTGGGCATGGTGGTGGAAGGCAAGAACTACTGGTTCCGCGCCCCGGTCAAGCGCCACACGACCAACTCCGAGTTCAACATCGACGACATCAAGGCCCTGCCTGCTGTAGACATCGTGTACGGCTACGGCAACATGAACACCACCGGCATCGACGCCTACGGCAAGGCCGGCGTCAAAGCGCTGATCCACGCCGGCACCGGCAACGGCTCGGTGGCTGCCCAGGCGGTCGATTCGCTCAAGGCCCTGCGTGCCTCGGGCGTGCAGATCATCCGTTCGGCCCGCGTGCCCGATGGTTTTGTGCTGCGCAATGCCGAGCAGCCTGACGACAAGTACGACTGGGTCGTGGCCCATGACCTGCGCCCACAAAAGGCCCGCATCCTGGCCATGGTCGCTTTGACCAAGACCAACGACAGCAAGGAACTGCAACGCATTTTCTGGGAGTATTGA
- the glyQ gene encoding glycine--tRNA ligase subunit alpha: MLTFQQIILKLQSYWDAQGCALLQPYDMEVGAGTSHTATFLRAIGPEPWKAAYVQPSRRPKDGRYGENPNRLQHYYQYQVVLKPAPANILELYLGSLEALGFDLKKNDIRFVEDDWENPTLGAWGLGWEVWLNGMEVTQFTYFQQVGGIDCKPATGEITYGLERLAMYLQGVDNVYNLKWTDTLSYGDVYKQNEVEQSTYNFEHSDADFLFTAFNAHEKQAKYLMEQQLALPAYEQVLKAAHSFNLLDARGAISVTERAAYIGRIRNLARAVAQSYYESRERLGFPMAPREWVEQMTKKAA, encoded by the coding sequence ATGTTGACATTCCAGCAAATCATTTTGAAGCTGCAGTCCTACTGGGACGCGCAGGGTTGCGCCCTTTTGCAACCCTATGACATGGAAGTGGGCGCCGGCACCTCGCACACCGCCACCTTCCTGCGCGCCATTGGCCCTGAGCCGTGGAAGGCCGCCTACGTGCAGCCCAGCCGCCGCCCCAAGGACGGCCGCTATGGCGAGAACCCCAACCGCCTGCAGCACTACTACCAGTACCAGGTGGTGCTCAAGCCCGCTCCAGCCAACATCCTGGAGCTGTATCTGGGCTCGCTGGAAGCCCTGGGTTTCGACCTGAAAAAGAACGACATCCGCTTTGTGGAAGACGACTGGGAAAACCCCACGCTCGGCGCTTGGGGCCTGGGCTGGGAGGTCTGGCTCAACGGCATGGAAGTCACGCAGTTCACCTACTTCCAGCAGGTCGGTGGCATCGACTGCAAGCCCGCCACGGGCGAAATCACCTACGGCCTGGAACGTCTGGCCATGTACCTGCAGGGCGTGGACAACGTCTACAACCTCAAGTGGACCGACACGCTGAGCTACGGCGATGTCTACAAGCAAAACGAGGTGGAGCAGTCCACCTACAACTTCGAGCACAGCGACGCCGACTTTTTGTTCACCGCCTTCAACGCGCATGAAAAGCAGGCCAAGTACCTGATGGAGCAGCAGCTCGCACTGCCCGCCTACGAGCAGGTGCTCAAGGCTGCGCACAGCTTCAACCTGCTGGATGCGCGCGGCGCGATCAGCGTGACCGAACGTGCCGCGTACATCGGCCGCATCCGCAACCTGGCGCGTGCTGTGGCGCAGAGCTACTACGAGAGCCGCGAACGCCTGGGCTTCCCCATGGCGCCGCGCGAGTGGGTGGAACAGATGACGAAGAAGGCTGCGTGA